One window of the Homalodisca vitripennis isolate AUS2020 unplaced genomic scaffold, UT_GWSS_2.1 ScUCBcl_399;HRSCAF=2300, whole genome shotgun sequence genome contains the following:
- the LOC124370658 gene encoding uncharacterized protein LOC124370658: MVSTTPTTTTSNTELIEEFMKKAKRMPSGTSEEENGVQEAGEGTDIEHQDSLPYDISKVQKYSELLVKKDDTKKKILKEEDVTKGNYKKKSPKEKQSMSKEREDSINSGWSDIPEIRIIQTESAERLDDVGGQTRTKKEL; encoded by the coding sequence AACTTATTGAGGAATTCATGAAAAAAGCGAAGAGAATGCCCTCAGGCACATCCGAAGAAGAAAACGGAGTTCAAGAAGCAGGGGAAGGTACTGACATTGAGCATCAAGATTCACTGCCGTACGATATATCCAAGGTACAAAAATACTCAGAGCTGTTAGTTAAAAAAGATGACACCAAAAAGAAAATTCTTAAAGAGGAGGATGTTACTAAAggaaattataagaaaaaatcaCCCAAAGAAAAACAATCAATGAGTAAAGAGCGAGAAGATTCAATTAACTCCGGATGGTCAGACATTCCTGAAATCCGAATAATTCAGACAGAGAGTGCAGAGCGATTGGATGATGTGGGAGgccaaacaagaacaaaaaaagaaTTGTGA